One Natrinema longum genomic window carries:
- a CDS encoding thioredoxin domain-containing protein, with translation MTTPTSRNRLEEEESPYLRQHADNPVNWQPWDEEALEAAKERDVPIFLSIGYSACHWCHVMEEESFEDEAVAEVLNENFVPIKVDREERPDIDSIYMTVCQLVSGRGGWPLSAWLTPEGKPFFVGTYFPKEGQRGQPGFLELCERISDSWESEEDRGEMENRAQQWTDAARDQLEETPAAAGAEAGGSPAPPSNDVLETAADAVLRSADRQHGGFGSGGPKFPQPSRLRVLARAFDRTGREEYLEVLEEALDAMAAGGLYDHVGGGFHRYCVDRDWTVPHFEKMLYDNAEIPRAFLAGYQLTGEDRYATVVAETLEFVDRELTHEEGGFFSTLDAQSESPETGEREEGAFYVWTPAEVRDVLENETDAELFCKRYDVTDSGNFEGRNQPNRVRRVSELAGEFDLGESEILKRLESARQQLFEAREERPRPDRDEKVLAGWNGLMISTYAHAALVLGEDAYAETAVDALEFVREKLWDDEEKRLSRRYKDGDVKVDGYLEDYAFLARGALDCYQATGEVDHLAVALELARVIEAEFWDADRGTLYFTPESGESLVTRPQELGDQSTPSATGVAVETLLALEAFADEAFEGIAATVLETHANEIEASALEHATLCLGADRLASGALEVTVAADEFPEEWRDRFASRYLPDRLFALRPPTEDALEGWLDRLALEDAPAIWAGREARDGEPTLYVCRDRTCSPPTHDVETALEWLGENGDRDEATNDGSGSPF, from the coding sequence ATGACAACCCCGACGTCACGGAATCGGCTCGAGGAAGAGGAGAGCCCCTACCTGCGCCAGCACGCGGACAACCCCGTCAACTGGCAGCCCTGGGACGAGGAGGCACTCGAGGCCGCGAAGGAACGCGACGTGCCGATCTTCCTCTCGATCGGCTACTCGGCGTGTCACTGGTGTCACGTGATGGAAGAGGAGAGTTTCGAAGACGAAGCGGTCGCCGAGGTGCTCAACGAGAACTTCGTCCCGATCAAGGTCGACCGCGAGGAGCGCCCGGACATCGACAGCATCTACATGACCGTCTGTCAACTCGTCTCCGGCCGGGGCGGCTGGCCGCTGTCGGCGTGGCTCACCCCCGAGGGCAAGCCCTTCTTCGTCGGGACCTACTTCCCGAAGGAGGGCCAGCGTGGCCAGCCCGGCTTCCTCGAACTCTGTGAGCGAATCAGCGACTCCTGGGAGAGCGAGGAGGATCGCGGCGAAATGGAGAACCGCGCCCAGCAGTGGACCGACGCGGCGAGAGATCAACTCGAGGAGACTCCGGCGGCCGCCGGGGCAGAAGCCGGCGGATCCCCAGCACCGCCCTCGAACGACGTTCTCGAGACGGCTGCGGACGCGGTCCTGCGAAGTGCCGACCGCCAGCACGGCGGCTTCGGCTCGGGGGGCCCGAAGTTCCCACAGCCCTCGCGGTTGCGCGTTCTCGCCCGAGCGTTCGATCGAACCGGACGGGAGGAGTATCTCGAGGTGCTCGAGGAAGCCCTCGACGCGATGGCAGCGGGCGGGCTCTACGACCACGTCGGCGGCGGCTTCCACCGCTACTGCGTCGATCGGGACTGGACGGTTCCACACTTCGAGAAGATGCTCTACGACAACGCCGAGATTCCCCGCGCCTTCCTCGCCGGCTACCAGCTGACCGGCGAGGACCGCTACGCGACGGTCGTCGCGGAGACCCTCGAGTTCGTCGACCGGGAACTGACCCACGAGGAGGGCGGCTTCTTCAGTACGCTCGACGCACAGAGCGAATCGCCCGAGACCGGCGAGCGCGAGGAAGGTGCGTTCTACGTCTGGACGCCCGCGGAGGTCCGTGACGTCCTCGAGAACGAAACCGACGCCGAGCTCTTCTGTAAGCGCTACGACGTTACGGACTCGGGGAACTTCGAGGGGCGAAATCAACCCAACCGCGTGAGGCGGGTTTCGGAGCTCGCCGGCGAGTTCGACCTCGGGGAAAGCGAGATCCTGAAACGACTCGAGTCGGCCCGCCAGCAGCTGTTCGAGGCTCGCGAGGAGCGGCCCCGGCCCGACCGCGACGAGAAGGTGCTCGCGGGCTGGAACGGGCTCATGATCTCGACGTACGCCCACGCAGCGCTGGTCCTCGGCGAGGACGCGTACGCCGAGACCGCCGTCGACGCCCTCGAGTTCGTCCGCGAGAAACTCTGGGACGACGAGGAAAAGCGGCTCTCGCGGCGATACAAAGACGGGGACGTCAAGGTCGACGGCTACCTCGAGGACTACGCCTTCCTCGCGCGGGGCGCACTGGACTGCTATCAGGCGACCGGCGAGGTCGATCACCTCGCCGTCGCACTCGAGTTGGCTCGCGTCATCGAGGCCGAGTTCTGGGACGCGGATCGGGGAACGCTCTACTTCACGCCCGAGAGCGGCGAGTCGCTCGTGACCCGGCCACAGGAACTGGGCGATCAGTCGACGCCGTCGGCGACGGGCGTGGCGGTCGAAACGTTGCTCGCACTCGAGGCCTTCGCCGACGAGGCCTTCGAGGGGATCGCCGCGACCGTCCTCGAGACGCACGCAAACGAGATCGAGGCGAGCGCACTGGAACACGCGACGCTCTGTCTCGGGGCCGACCGGCTCGCGTCGGGCGCGCTCGAAGTGACCGTAGCCGCCGACGAGTTCCCCGAGGAGTGGCGCGACCGGTTCGCGTCGCGGTATCTGCCCGATCGGCTCTTCGCGCTGCGACCGCCGACCGAGGACGCGCTCGAGGGCTGGCTCGATCGACTGGCACTCGAAGACGCACCCGCGATCTGGGCGGGGCGAGAAGCGCGGGACGGCGAGCCGACGCTGTACGTCTGCCGTGACCGGACGTGTTCGCCGCCCACGCACGACGTCGAGACGGCCCTCGAATGGCTCGGTGAAAACGGCGACCGTGACGAGGCAACGAACGACGGCTCGGGAAGTCCGTTCTAG
- a CDS encoding DUF7556 family protein, with the protein MVPEAESIGSRSGDTADVVTAVDEIDGSPHLVIADIARDDGWIAMTEGDAVSLEEWR; encoded by the coding sequence ATGGTGCCTGAAGCAGAGTCGATCGGAAGCCGATCGGGCGATACAGCTGATGTCGTCACAGCGGTCGACGAGATCGACGGCTCCCCACACCTCGTCATCGCGGATATCGCACGGGACGACGGGTGGATCGCCATGACCGAGGGAGATGCCGTCTCGCTCGAGGAGTGGCGGTAA
- a CDS encoding class I SAM-dependent methyltransferase yields the protein MTDCTPRHATGEGRFSRPLFTALYDRFMPDRFLIGPHREYLAAGLSGRVLDLGAGNGAMFPYAADAGDDLEYHAVEPDPTMRQRAVQKAAQTDLRVHLRDARGESLPYAADSFDVVLSGAVFCTIDDPDAALDEVARVLRSGGELRFLEHVRNDGWRARAQDRLTPLWERAAGGCQLNRETIERFVGHDALDVLEIERTGIGLFPATPILRGRLRRRTE from the coding sequence ATGACGGATTGTACGCCACGACACGCCACGGGTGAGGGGCGGTTTTCACGTCCGCTCTTCACCGCGCTGTACGATCGATTCATGCCGGATCGGTTTCTGATCGGGCCCCATCGCGAGTATCTCGCGGCTGGCCTCTCCGGGCGCGTCCTCGATCTCGGTGCAGGCAACGGCGCGATGTTTCCGTACGCGGCCGACGCCGGCGACGACCTCGAGTACCACGCGGTCGAACCGGATCCGACTATGCGACAGCGCGCCGTCCAGAAGGCGGCCCAGACGGACCTGCGCGTTCACCTGCGCGACGCCCGCGGCGAATCGCTCCCCTACGCGGCCGACAGCTTCGACGTCGTCCTCTCGGGGGCGGTCTTCTGTACCATCGACGATCCCGACGCCGCCCTGGACGAGGTGGCTCGCGTCCTGCGGTCCGGGGGCGAACTGCGCTTCCTCGAGCACGTCCGCAACGACGGCTGGCGCGCCCGAGCGCAGGATCGACTCACGCCGCTGTGGGAACGCGCCGCCGGCGGCTGTCAGTTGAACCGCGAGACGATCGAGCGGTTCGTCGGGCACGACGCCCTGGACGTCCTCGAGATCGAACGGACCGGAATCGGACTGTTTCCGGCGACCCCGATCCTGCGCGGGCGACTCCGGCGGCGGACCGAGTGA
- a CDS encoding carbon starvation CstA family protein translates to MTQVIWIIAAVLVTFTAGYVGYSRYLTRFVELDEEAETPAHKYEDGQEYVPSKKPVLLGHHYSSIAGGAPIVGPITAGAIWGWVPALLWIALGNPLMGAVHDFVSLSGSLRHEGKSIGYMIGEYVGESGKNMLLWFAFLTIMLVVAVFALVVAIVFNAYPQVVTASTIYILLALVFGVYLYQFNGPFIPGTIVFVVGVFAAVWVGLQYPVALFAGDYPAGTIVLLSGDGSVMPGAAALEAVGGGNTAGWIPFVLVYAAIASALPVWVLLQPRDYLSSFLLYTGVGGATVAIVVGTFLGTSSEPLVVDSTIGAFEGFWGVEAAGYAPLFPLLFITIACGTISGFHSLVSSGTTAKQLDNETDARLIGYGGMLGEGLLAAVALSTLAVWGAPDVAGGIGAALPNFASGGGVILTSFGIPQTVGAVFMALVLCSFLLTSTDTAVRLGRYMMEEIVGTPAGRTDTGLNLDPRSIARGRYTNPIVQIVPAYLLVVSGQWVVLWQLFGGANQLLAALALLTATVWLANWDDNKQLVSTGVPMAIMVTITVLGLLILVFYENLYLNLLQGGAESLEAMISSGVQMVLGLVLVGLALALVRLGYSNIQTVRRSPDRPAAEPGDD, encoded by the coding sequence ATGACACAGGTAATTTGGATCATCGCGGCGGTACTGGTGACGTTCACAGCCGGCTACGTGGGGTACTCGCGGTATCTCACGCGATTCGTCGAACTCGACGAGGAGGCGGAGACGCCGGCACACAAATACGAGGACGGACAGGAGTACGTCCCATCGAAGAAACCGGTGTTGTTGGGCCACCACTACTCGAGTATCGCGGGTGGGGCCCCGATCGTCGGACCGATCACGGCCGGTGCCATCTGGGGATGGGTGCCGGCGTTGCTGTGGATCGCGCTCGGGAATCCGTTGATGGGGGCGGTTCACGACTTCGTGTCGCTCTCGGGCAGCCTCCGTCACGAGGGGAAGTCGATCGGCTACATGATCGGCGAGTACGTCGGAGAGAGCGGCAAAAACATGCTACTGTGGTTCGCGTTCCTGACGATCATGCTCGTCGTGGCCGTGTTCGCACTGGTGGTCGCGATCGTCTTCAACGCGTATCCACAGGTGGTGACGGCGTCGACCATCTACATCCTCCTGGCGTTGGTCTTCGGCGTCTACCTCTACCAGTTCAACGGTCCGTTCATCCCAGGAACGATCGTCTTCGTGGTGGGCGTCTTCGCTGCCGTCTGGGTGGGACTCCAGTATCCGGTGGCGCTGTTCGCCGGCGACTACCCCGCTGGAACGATCGTGTTGCTCAGCGGTGACGGGAGTGTGATGCCGGGTGCAGCCGCACTCGAGGCGGTGGGAGGCGGTAACACCGCAGGCTGGATCCCGTTCGTGCTGGTCTATGCTGCGATCGCGAGCGCACTCCCAGTCTGGGTGTTGCTTCAACCTCGGGACTACCTCTCGTCGTTCCTGCTGTACACCGGTGTCGGTGGCGCGACCGTCGCCATCGTCGTCGGGACGTTCCTCGGCACCTCGTCGGAACCACTCGTCGTCGACAGCACGATCGGCGCGTTCGAAGGGTTCTGGGGCGTCGAAGCGGCCGGATACGCGCCGCTGTTCCCGTTGCTATTCATCACGATCGCCTGCGGGACGATTAGCGGGTTCCACTCGCTGGTGTCGTCGGGGACGACCGCCAAACAACTCGACAACGAGACCGACGCCCGCTTGATCGGGTACGGCGGGATGCTCGGGGAGGGCCTGCTCGCCGCGGTCGCTCTCTCGACGCTCGCGGTGTGGGGGGCCCCCGATGTCGCGGGTGGTATCGGCGCTGCCCTCCCGAATTTCGCTTCGGGCGGCGGCGTCATCCTCACGAGCTTCGGGATTCCCCAGACCGTCGGTGCCGTGTTCATGGCGCTGGTGCTGTGTAGCTTCCTGCTTACGTCGACGGACACGGCCGTCCGGCTCGGTCGCTACATGATGGAAGAGATCGTCGGCACGCCCGCAGGACGGACCGATACGGGGCTGAACCTCGATCCACGCTCGATCGCACGCGGTCGATACACGAACCCGATCGTGCAGATCGTCCCCGCGTACCTGCTCGTCGTCTCCGGTCAGTGGGTCGTCCTCTGGCAGCTCTTTGGCGGCGCGAACCAGCTGCTCGCGGCGCTGGCGCTGCTTACCGCGACCGTCTGGCTGGCAAACTGGGACGACAACAAACAGCTCGTCTCCACCGGGGTCCCGATGGCGATCATGGTCACGATCACCGTCCTCGGACTGCTGATCCTGGTGTTCTACGAGAACCTCTATCTGAACCTGCTCCAGGGCGGAGCGGAGTCCCTCGAGGCGATGATATCCTCGGGCGTACAGATGGTGCTCGGACTGGTTCTCGTCGGCCTGGCGCTCGCACTCGTCAGGTTGGGGTACAGCAACATCCAGACCGTCCGTCGCAGCCCCGACCGACCCGCGGCCGAACCGGGAGACGACTGA
- a CDS encoding ATP-binding protein: MDPWNRVLAVLGGHHIIVALGAMYVAVATARAVVRITAGIPFGNVFITSVLIAGPGVVLLVVGYRLRSFDIRTEFYAAIGGWCFGGLGVILGVLVLYSLQPGEVIDSPSTVLILTALGSVAGLGAGIYDAEAKTRTRELEQRNCELEATRSELEETVARLEDANTQLVESNERLEHYREYTDDILNAVHDVFYVLDSDGTFQRWNETACEVTGYSDDEIASMTAVEFVDERNRAVIEDAIREGFETGSLQLETALQTSDGEAIPYEFSASSLETPDGESVLAGVGRDISGRVAREHELHQRAQQQRVVAELGQLALETDDLDELMAEATRQVAAVLDTDYCKILDLDDGGERLVLRQGVGWRDGLVGTETVSAVESASQAAYTLETDRPVVVADLETDERFSGPALLTSHDVHSGISTIIGPVDEPWGILGTHDTDTRSFTEEDVTFVQSVANVLAEAIERGQYQTELEDLVADLEESNERLEQFAYAASHDLQEPLRMVSSYLQLIERRYGDDLDADGEEFLAFAVDGAERMREMIDGLLEYSRVETRGDDLEPVDLEAVLEDARKNLQMKIAGHDAEITAEPLPRVEGDEGQLRQVFQKLLSNAIEYSGEEPPRIHVSAERNGTDWTVSVADNGIGIEPDAQERIFEVFRRLHGYEDHAGTGIGLALCERIVERHGGDIWVESTPGEGTTVSFTLPAPPD, from the coding sequence GTGGATCCCTGGAATCGTGTGCTCGCTGTGCTGGGAGGGCACCACATCATTGTCGCACTCGGCGCGATGTATGTCGCAGTCGCTACAGCACGGGCCGTCGTGCGAATCACGGCGGGGATACCGTTCGGAAACGTCTTCATCACGTCGGTGCTCATCGCTGGCCCTGGTGTCGTCCTCCTCGTCGTCGGCTATCGATTGCGCTCCTTCGATATCCGAACGGAATTCTACGCAGCCATCGGGGGCTGGTGTTTCGGTGGTCTCGGCGTCATTCTCGGCGTTCTCGTCCTCTACAGTCTCCAGCCCGGCGAGGTCATCGACAGTCCGTCGACGGTCCTCATCCTGACTGCCCTCGGGAGCGTCGCCGGCCTCGGAGCCGGGATCTACGACGCGGAGGCCAAAACGCGAACCCGAGAACTCGAGCAGCGCAACTGCGAACTCGAGGCCACACGCTCCGAACTCGAGGAAACGGTCGCCAGACTCGAAGACGCGAACACCCAACTCGTGGAGTCGAACGAGCGCCTCGAGCACTATCGGGAATACACTGACGACATCCTGAACGCCGTCCACGATGTCTTCTACGTCCTCGATTCCGACGGCACGTTTCAGCGGTGGAACGAAACCGCCTGTGAGGTGACGGGGTACTCGGACGACGAAATCGCCTCGATGACTGCCGTGGAGTTCGTCGACGAGCGCAATCGCGCGGTGATCGAGGACGCGATCCGGGAGGGGTTCGAAACCGGAAGTCTCCAACTCGAGACGGCACTCCAAACCAGCGACGGCGAGGCGATTCCATACGAGTTCTCCGCTTCGAGTCTCGAAACGCCCGACGGCGAATCCGTGTTGGCAGGGGTCGGTCGCGATATCTCCGGACGCGTGGCCCGCGAGCACGAACTCCACCAACGCGCCCAGCAACAACGCGTCGTCGCCGAACTCGGACAACTCGCTCTCGAGACGGACGACCTCGACGAGCTCATGGCGGAAGCGACGCGGCAGGTGGCGGCCGTTCTGGACACCGACTACTGCAAGATCCTCGATCTCGACGACGGCGGCGAGCGGCTCGTCCTCCGTCAGGGGGTCGGCTGGCGGGACGGGCTCGTCGGGACGGAGACGGTATCGGCCGTCGAATCGGCGTCCCAGGCCGCGTACACCCTCGAGACCGATCGGCCGGTCGTCGTCGCCGACCTCGAGACGGACGAGCGGTTCAGCGGCCCGGCGTTGCTGACGAGCCACGATGTCCACAGCGGTATCAGCACCATTATCGGCCCCGTCGACGAGCCGTGGGGAATTCTGGGGACACACGACACCGACACCAGGTCGTTCACCGAGGAGGACGTCACCTTCGTCCAGAGCGTCGCGAACGTCCTCGCCGAAGCGATCGAGCGCGGACAGTACCAGACGGAACTCGAGGACTTAGTCGCGGACCTCGAGGAATCGAACGAGCGCCTCGAGCAGTTCGCCTACGCGGCCTCCCACGACCTCCAGGAGCCCCTGCGAATGGTCTCGAGTTACCTGCAACTGATCGAGCGCCGGTACGGCGACGACCTCGATGCGGACGGCGAGGAGTTCCTGGCGTTTGCCGTCGACGGGGCCGAACGTATGCGCGAGATGATCGACGGGCTGCTCGAGTACTCACGCGTCGAGACGCGCGGTGACGACCTCGAACCGGTCGACCTCGAGGCGGTTCTCGAGGACGCTCGCAAGAACCTCCAGATGAAGATCGCGGGCCACGACGCGGAGATCACGGCGGAGCCGCTTCCTCGAGTCGAGGGTGACGAGGGACAGTTGCGTCAGGTGTTCCAGAAGTTGCTGTCGAACGCGATCGAGTACAGCGGCGAGGAACCCCCGCGAATCCACGTCTCCGCCGAACGGAACGGAACGGACTGGACCGTCTCGGTCGCCGACAACGGGATCGGTATCGAGCCGGACGCACAGGAGCGCATCTTCGAGGTGTTCCGCCGGCTCCACGGGTACGAGGACCACGCCGGAACCGGCATCGGCCTCGCGCTCTGTGAACGGATCGTCGAACGACACGGCGGCGACATCTGGGTCGAATCCACGCCCGGAGAGGGAACGACGGTCTCGTTTACGCTGCCGGCACCGCCGGACTGA
- a CDS encoding phosphoribosyltransferase, whose amino-acid sequence MFEDRTDAGERLAAALEDRDLEADIVFGIPRGALPVARPVADALDATLDVVVARKVGAPTNPEVALGAVASDGSVWYNDELIDRLNVSESVLEEIRAAEAENARQKADRYRDGTGMPDLRGRRVVVVDDGVATGATATACLRQVREAGAERIVLAVPVGSPRSIEALEGEADAVIALETPADFRAVGQYYRDFGQVSDEAALEYLTQ is encoded by the coding sequence ATGTTCGAGGACAGAACCGACGCCGGCGAACGCCTCGCAGCGGCCCTCGAGGACCGCGACCTCGAGGCCGACATCGTCTTCGGGATTCCCCGCGGTGCGTTACCGGTCGCCCGGCCGGTCGCCGACGCGCTCGACGCGACGCTCGACGTCGTCGTCGCACGGAAGGTGGGTGCGCCGACGAACCCGGAGGTCGCCCTCGGCGCGGTCGCCAGCGACGGCAGCGTCTGGTACAACGACGAGTTGATCGACCGACTGAACGTCTCCGAGTCCGTCCTCGAGGAAATCCGGGCCGCGGAAGCGGAAAACGCGCGTCAGAAGGCGGATCGCTATCGCGACGGGACCGGCATGCCCGATCTCCGTGGACGACGGGTCGTGGTGGTCGACGACGGGGTCGCGACCGGCGCGACGGCGACGGCCTGCCTCCGACAGGTTCGAGAGGCCGGGGCGGAACGAATCGTGCTGGCCGTCCCCGTCGGCTCTCCGCGGTCGATCGAGGCCTTAGAGGGGGAGGCCGACGCGGTGATCGCACTCGAGACGCCCGCCGACTTCCGAGCCGTCGGCCAGTACTACCGGGATTTCGGCCAGGTGAGCGACGAAGCGGCTCTCGAGTACCTCACCCAGTAG
- a CDS encoding cupredoxin domain-containing protein, producing MAPDEERTEESLDNPLNKRFDFERRPLLKLLSAGTMLSLGTNTAIASGDESNGSDDEATSSRRIDPQYGFATPDATAVPENLEPDHVVELHTDEPDDPNDPDRTPFFHFDPSGIHVNAGDVVQFTPESPDHTITAYHPGVGFQQRVPDGVPPFSSPVLSIDSAWLYEFTEAGVYDLYCGPHHVLGMSMRIIVGDLTEEDIPDYEDTFEGSQDPPLLAPFSREFLEHELNETNDANEGCEWSWLTPQEILDADVLDPETIQDRGTVPFRDVLADIDRFADETA from the coding sequence ATGGCACCTGACGAAGAGAGAACCGAAGAATCGCTCGATAACCCACTGAACAAGCGGTTCGATTTCGAGCGGCGACCGCTCCTGAAACTGTTGAGTGCAGGGACCATGCTTTCGCTTGGCACCAACACGGCGATCGCCTCCGGTGACGAATCCAATGGCTCGGATGACGAAGCGACGAGTTCTCGACGGATCGATCCCCAGTACGGCTTCGCGACGCCGGATGCCACGGCGGTCCCCGAGAACCTAGAGCCCGATCACGTAGTCGAACTCCACACGGACGAACCGGACGACCCGAACGATCCGGACCGAACGCCTTTCTTCCACTTCGATCCAAGCGGCATCCACGTGAACGCTGGCGACGTCGTGCAGTTCACTCCCGAAAGCCCCGATCACACGATTACGGCGTATCATCCCGGAGTGGGCTTCCAACAGCGAGTGCCTGACGGGGTGCCGCCGTTCTCGTCACCCGTTCTCAGCATCGATAGCGCATGGCTCTACGAGTTCACCGAAGCGGGTGTGTACGACTTGTACTGTGGTCCACACCACGTTCTCGGAATGAGCATGCGGATTATCGTCGGTGACCTCACGGAGGAGGACATCCCCGACTACGAGGACACCTTCGAGGGGAGTCAGGATCCGCCGCTCCTCGCCCCGTTTAGCAGAGAGTTCCTCGAGCACGAACTCAACGAGACGAACGACGCGAACGAGGGCTGTGAGTGGTCGTGGCTAACACCACAAGAGATCCTCGACGCAGACGTACTCGACCCGGAAACGATTCAGGACCGGGGGACAGTGCCGTTCAGGGACGTGCTCGCCGATATCGATCGCTTTGCTGATGAAACCGCGTAG
- a CDS encoding pyridoxal-phosphate-dependent aminotransferase family protein: MTDDRLRMTPGPTEVPTAVRERMSEPTPNPDVEPEFFAFYRDLTDELGAIYGDDDVVILGGEGILGLEAAIASLVEPGDRVLCIANGLYGEGFADFVEMYGGEAVVCATSWREPLDLERIESELETDSFDVATMVHCETPTGVLNDIEPVLERLEAHDVVTVVDAVSSLGGVPVPTDRIDVCLGASQKCFSAPPGLTVCSVSDRAWERIESVETESLYTDLEPWRDAADGEWFPYTHLSSNLYGLEAAIDLLLDEGLESVYARHEEAATRCRARAAELGLALYPAESVASPTVTALEVPGRAQHLQETLADEHDIVLATGLGDLAEDVLRIGHMGHNARIDRVERTMDALEAALG; this comes from the coding sequence ATGACAGACGACCGACTGCGGATGACTCCCGGCCCGACGGAGGTCCCCACAGCCGTCCGCGAACGGATGAGCGAACCGACGCCGAATCCGGACGTCGAGCCCGAATTCTTCGCGTTCTACCGCGATCTGACCGACGAACTCGGGGCGATCTACGGCGACGACGACGTCGTCATCCTCGGCGGCGAGGGGATCCTCGGCCTCGAGGCGGCCATCGCGTCGCTGGTCGAGCCGGGCGATCGGGTGCTGTGTATCGCGAACGGGCTCTACGGCGAGGGCTTCGCCGACTTCGTCGAAATGTACGGCGGGGAAGCGGTCGTCTGTGCCACCTCGTGGCGCGAACCGCTCGATCTCGAGCGAATCGAATCCGAACTCGAGACGGACTCGTTCGACGTCGCAACGATGGTTCACTGCGAGACGCCGACGGGCGTGTTGAACGATATCGAACCGGTCCTCGAGCGACTCGAGGCCCACGACGTCGTCACCGTCGTGGACGCAGTCTCCTCGCTTGGCGGCGTGCCAGTGCCGACCGACCGGATCGATGTCTGCCTAGGGGCCTCACAGAAGTGTTTCAGTGCGCCGCCGGGACTGACAGTCTGCTCGGTCAGCGACCGCGCCTGGGAACGAATCGAGTCCGTCGAAACGGAGAGCCTGTACACCGATCTCGAGCCCTGGCGCGACGCTGCCGACGGGGAGTGGTTCCCCTACACGCACCTGTCATCGAACCTCTACGGCCTCGAGGCGGCGATCGACCTGCTACTCGACGAGGGCCTCGAATCCGTCTACGCGCGCCACGAGGAGGCCGCAACGCGCTGTCGGGCCCGCGCCGCCGAGTTGGGGCTGGCGCTCTATCCCGCCGAGTCGGTGGCGTCCCCGACCGTGACCGCCCTCGAGGTTCCCGGCCGAGCACAACACCTCCAGGAAACGCTTGCCGACGAGCACGATATCGTCCTCGCGACGGGGCTGGGCGATCTCGCCGAGGACGTCCTCCGGATCGGTCACATGGGACACAACGCACGCATCGACCGCGTCGAACGGACGATGGACGCGCTCGAAGCCGCCCTCGGGTAG